A region from the Leptospira venezuelensis genome encodes:
- a CDS encoding MAPEG family protein, whose amino-acid sequence MQKEYWLLPIGALVLLTFFVLLQIPIRRLYAGFIGKVIPDDFKFGESKNVPQWVTIANRNYMNLLEMPLLFYLICLIQYLTGFIDPLNFQLSWIYVALRTLHSTIHLTYNNVIHRLIIFAISNLILFGIWVNYFKKFLEITFWG is encoded by the coding sequence ATGCAAAAAGAATATTGGCTTTTACCGATCGGAGCGTTAGTTCTACTGACTTTTTTCGTATTACTACAAATCCCAATTCGTCGCTTATACGCAGGATTTATAGGAAAAGTAATCCCGGACGATTTTAAATTCGGAGAATCCAAAAATGTTCCTCAATGGGTGACTATTGCAAATCGGAACTATATGAATCTATTGGAAATGCCCTTATTATTCTATCTAATCTGCTTGATACAATACTTAACAGGTTTCATTGATCCCTTAAATTTTCAACTATCATGGATTTATGTGGCACTTAGGACTTTGCATAGTACCATCCATCTCACCTATAACAACGTTATCCATAGATTAATCATATTTGCGATAAGCAATTTGATCTTGTTCGGGATATGGGTAAACTATTTCAAAAAATTTTTAGAGATCACTTTCTGGGGATAA